The Desulfosoma caldarium genome has a window encoding:
- a CDS encoding ABC transporter permease subunit (The N-terminal region of this protein, as described by TIGR01726, is a three transmembrane segment that identifies a subfamily of ABC transporter permease subunits, which specificities that include histidine, arginine, glutamine, glutamate, L-cystine (sic), the opines (in Agrobacterium) octopine and nopaline, etc.), producing MLPLAVGLVYGPKWLRWLIGLYVWFFRGVPFLVLLFLFYFGIFPSLVLELSAFSVAIIVLECISGAYQSQILRGALLSVPTGQMQAARAMGMSDLRAVVFVVLVQALRLAVPCWSNEYAILHKDSAVTYALGVA from the coding sequence GTGTTGCCTTTGGCTGTAGGCTTGGTTTACGGCCCCAAGTGGCTTCGGTGGCTCATCGGTTTATATGTGTGGTTTTTTCGAGGCGTTCCTTTCCTGGTGCTTTTGTTTCTTTTCTATTTTGGCATTTTTCCTTCTTTGGTGCTGGAGCTCTCCGCCTTTTCCGTGGCCATCATTGTTCTCGAGTGCATCAGCGGAGCGTATCAATCCCAGATTCTTCGAGGCGCCCTTTTGTCGGTGCCCACAGGCCAAATGCAAGCGGCGCGGGCCATGGGCATGAGCGACCTTCGGGCGGTGGTGTTTGTGGTTCTAGTGCAGGCCCTGCGCCTGGCCGTTCCGTGCTGGTCCAATGAGTATGCGATTTTGCACAAAGATTCCGCCGTGACCTATGCCCTGGGGGTCGCGTAA
- a CDS encoding BKACE family enzyme, producing MEKLIITVALTGNVPTKAMNPHVPMTPEEIARDVRRCADAGAVLFHVHARDDNQRPTLDVRRFKENVRRIKDLAPEVIVQLSTGARAGKDWEARANPVRLLPEMASFTTGSNNLPGIVYENSPQFLEFLAGVFNETGVKPEIEVFETGMINNALYLQRKGLIHPPLHFDFVLGAPGSMPGTVKNLLFLSESIPPGSTWSVAGIGKAEIPLATAAIVMGGHVRVGLEDNLVMPDGSPATNAKLVEKIVRIARETGREIASPDEARRILSLDPARKDLILSNLD from the coding sequence ATGGAAAAACTCATCATCACCGTCGCTTTGACCGGGAACGTTCCCACAAAGGCCATGAACCCCCATGTTCCCATGACACCGGAAGAAATCGCTCGGGATGTGCGCCGATGTGCCGATGCGGGCGCCGTGCTCTTTCACGTGCACGCCCGAGACGACAACCAACGCCCGACACTGGATGTGCGTCGTTTCAAGGAAAACGTTCGGCGCATCAAGGACCTCGCTCCGGAAGTGATCGTCCAGCTGTCCACGGGAGCGCGCGCGGGTAAGGACTGGGAAGCTCGAGCGAACCCCGTCAGGCTGCTTCCGGAAATGGCTTCTTTTACCACGGGATCTAACAACTTGCCCGGCATTGTGTATGAAAATTCTCCCCAGTTCCTTGAGTTTCTTGCGGGGGTTTTCAACGAAACGGGGGTGAAACCCGAGATCGAGGTCTTTGAAACGGGCATGATCAACAATGCCCTTTATCTGCAGCGCAAAGGCCTCATTCATCCGCCGCTGCACTTTGACTTCGTGCTCGGCGCTCCGGGATCCATGCCCGGAACCGTCAAGAATCTTCTGTTCCTCTCGGAAAGCATTCCTCCCGGGTCCACGTGGAGCGTCGCCGGCATTGGCAAGGCAGAAATTCCCTTGGCCACGGCTGCCATTGTCATGGGCGGCCACGTGCGTGTCGGTTTGGAAGACAATCTCGTTATGCCGGACGGTTCTCCGGCCACCAATGCCAAGTTGGTAGAAAAAATCGTGCGGATCGCCCGAGAGACGGGACGCGAGATCGCCTCACCAGACGAGGCCCGTAGAATTCTTTCCCTGGACCCAGCACGAAAAGATCTCATTCTGAGCAACCTGGACTGA
- a CDS encoding TRAP transporter permease, whose amino-acid sequence MALDPMNTDGGLALARKLAEEEAGTGRAQRGVAKFVVSTVAVCWSLFQLSIASWLILDSWYIRAIHLAFAIFIVYASFPMFRKPRLGIRYWAATDRVPIMDWVLAVTAAIASLYVVLDYQGIVYRYGAPIPRDIFMGILLVVLLLEASRRTIGPALSVIATLFILYAFLGPYMPDVISFKGVSLNRFVGQMTMSTEGIYGIPLDVSATIVFLFVLFGSMLEKAGAGQFFIQLALSLLGGFKGGPAKAAILSSGLTGMVSGSSIANVVTTGTFTIPLMKRVGYPPKKAAALEVAASTDGQLAPPIMGAAAFIIAEYVNLPYIEVCKAAAIPAFASYAALLFISHLEASKLGLQGLPREELPPFFKTLLGGLQYLIPLAMLIYELVILRHTPQRSAFNAIWVLGLLMIVQPCVRAYKSKESVGAAFKKGLLDIIAALNAGARNMVSVAMATAAAGIIVGVVAMGLGGLINQVVDVLAGGNIYLLLGITALASLIIGMGLPTTATYIVMASLTAPAIVMVGGSYGFEVPLIAAHLFCFFFGILADDTPPVGLAAYAASAIAKSDPIRTGLQGFTYDIRTAILPFMFIFNHDLILYGISSWSQGLLIFAMACLGNFAFAAATQGWLITRNRIYEVPLLLGVTLIMMRPDVIAPRLGLDYAHRHWAYLVGLALFGFIYFLQKLRSPRQPA is encoded by the coding sequence ATGGCGCTTGATCCCATGAATACGGATGGCGGTCTCGCTCTTGCCCGGAAACTGGCCGAAGAAGAAGCCGGCACCGGCCGCGCTCAACGCGGCGTTGCGAAATTCGTGGTCAGCACCGTCGCCGTCTGCTGGTCCCTTTTTCAGCTGTCCATCGCCAGCTGGCTCATTCTGGACTCCTGGTACATTCGGGCCATTCATCTGGCCTTTGCCATTTTTATTGTCTATGCTAGTTTTCCCATGTTTCGAAAACCTCGCTTGGGCATTCGGTACTGGGCCGCTACGGACCGAGTCCCCATCATGGATTGGGTTCTCGCCGTCACCGCCGCCATCGCCTCCCTCTACGTTGTTCTGGACTACCAAGGCATCGTGTACCGCTACGGCGCTCCCATTCCCCGCGACATTTTCATGGGCATCCTTCTCGTCGTCTTGCTTTTGGAAGCCTCACGGCGCACCATCGGACCGGCCCTTTCAGTCATCGCCACGCTATTTATTTTGTATGCCTTTTTGGGGCCCTACATGCCCGACGTCATCTCTTTTAAAGGGGTGTCTTTGAATCGGTTTGTGGGTCAAATGACCATGTCCACCGAAGGCATCTATGGCATACCTTTGGATGTTTCCGCCACCATTGTCTTCCTGTTCGTCCTTTTTGGCTCCATGTTGGAGAAGGCCGGAGCCGGGCAATTTTTTATTCAACTGGCCTTGAGTCTACTTGGAGGGTTTAAGGGCGGGCCTGCCAAAGCGGCCATTTTGAGCAGCGGACTCACGGGAATGGTTTCCGGATCCAGCATCGCCAATGTGGTGACCACGGGCACCTTTACCATTCCGCTCATGAAACGGGTAGGCTATCCGCCTAAGAAAGCGGCAGCCCTTGAAGTGGCGGCGAGCACCGACGGCCAGTTGGCCCCTCCCATCATGGGCGCTGCTGCCTTTATCATTGCAGAATACGTAAACCTCCCCTACATTGAAGTGTGCAAGGCCGCAGCCATACCTGCCTTTGCTTCCTATGCGGCATTGCTGTTCATCTCGCACCTTGAAGCGTCCAAGCTGGGACTTCAGGGTCTTCCCCGAGAGGAACTGCCGCCTTTTTTCAAAACGCTTCTCGGTGGACTGCAGTACCTTATTCCTCTCGCCATGCTCATCTACGAACTTGTGATCCTGCGGCACACGCCCCAAAGGTCCGCCTTCAACGCCATTTGGGTTCTCGGTCTGCTCATGATCGTGCAGCCCTGTGTGCGAGCCTACAAAAGCAAGGAGTCTGTAGGGGCCGCTTTTAAAAAAGGTTTGCTGGACATTATCGCCGCCCTGAATGCGGGGGCTCGCAACATGGTCTCTGTGGCCATGGCCACGGCGGCCGCCGGCATTATCGTGGGCGTGGTGGCCATGGGCCTGGGCGGATTAATCAACCAGGTCGTGGATGTGTTGGCCGGCGGCAACATCTACTTGCTTCTCGGCATTACGGCCCTTGCCAGCCTCATCATTGGCATGGGGTTGCCCACCACGGCCACCTACATCGTGATGGCTTCCTTGACCGCCCCGGCCATCGTCATGGTCGGCGGGTCCTACGGCTTTGAAGTGCCGCTGATTGCCGCTCACCTCTTTTGTTTCTTTTTCGGCATCCTGGCCGATGACACGCCTCCCGTGGGTCTTGCAGCCTATGCCGCTTCGGCCATAGCCAAGTCCGATCCGATTCGCACAGGTTTGCAAGGCTTCACGTATGACATTCGCACCGCTATTCTGCCCTTCATGTTCATCTTTAACCACGACCTCATTCTTTATGGCATCTCCAGCTGGTCGCAAGGGCTTCTGATCTTCGCCATGGCCTGCCTGGGCAACTTTGCCTTTGCCGCCGCAACGCAAGGCTGGCTCATCACTCGAAACCGCATTTATGAAGTGCCGCTTCTGCTCGGCGTCACCCTTATCATGATGCGGCCCGATGTGATAGCCCCTCGGCTGGGGCTCGATTACGCCCACCGCCATTGGGCATATCTCGTCGGTTTGGCTCTTTTCGGGTTCATTTATTTCCTTCAGAAACTTCGAAGCCCACGACAACCGGCCTAA
- a CDS encoding amino acid ABC transporter ATP-binding protein has product MQALQLVKGVSLSVRRGEIKVLICPSGAGKSTLLRMINFLAMPDAGSIVLEGRRIDSGNRKELCAYRQQVGMIFQEFNLFDHLTALGNVEIGLVRVKKMGRKEAHRRAMGELERVGTADHARKYPAELSGGQKKRVSIARALALDPKVMLLDEPTSALDPELIGEVHAKIRDLGASGMTMIMATLQIGFARALAHEMIFMEDGRIVEQGPPNAILDEARCARTREFCAKIDQLGARP; this is encoded by the coding sequence TTGCAAGCACTACAACTCGTCAAGGGCGTTTCCCTTTCGGTGCGGCGCGGCGAAATCAAGGTCCTCATCTGCCCGTCCGGTGCAGGCAAAAGCACCCTGTTGCGGATGATCAATTTTCTTGCCATGCCTGACGCAGGAAGCATCGTTTTGGAGGGGCGGCGCATTGATTCCGGCAACAGGAAAGAACTGTGCGCTTATCGGCAGCAGGTCGGCATGATTTTTCAGGAATTCAACCTTTTTGATCATCTCACGGCCCTGGGAAACGTGGAAATCGGCCTGGTGCGCGTGAAGAAAATGGGCCGCAAAGAGGCACATCGGCGCGCCATGGGTGAACTGGAACGGGTCGGTACGGCGGATCACGCTAGGAAGTATCCGGCTGAACTTTCCGGCGGGCAGAAAAAGAGGGTTTCCATTGCCCGAGCCTTGGCTTTGGACCCCAAGGTGATGCTTTTGGATGAGCCGACCTCGGCCCTGGACCCAGAATTGATTGGAGAGGTGCATGCGAAGATTCGGGATTTGGGCGCGTCCGGCATGACCATGATCATGGCCACACTCCAGATCGGCTTCGCCCGGGCTCTGGCTCACGAAATGATCTTCATGGAAGACGGCCGTATCGTGGAACAGGGGCCGCCAAACGCCATTCTGGACGAGGCGCGGTGCGCCCGCACGCGGGAATTCTGCGCCAAGATTGACCAGTTGGGTGCCAGGCCGTGA
- the rplU gene encoding 50S ribosomal protein L21 — MYAIVECGGKQYKAEPGALLKVEKMPGEAGDEILLDRVLLVADGDQIHVGRPLVEAKVVRARIVEQGRGGKILIFKYKRRKDSRKRQGHRQAYTAVKIEGIEDRAPMASQDPGEEPKAAGNGEA, encoded by the coding sequence ATGTACGCAATCGTAGAGTGTGGAGGAAAACAGTACAAAGCCGAACCCGGAGCGTTGCTTAAGGTGGAAAAAATGCCCGGAGAAGCCGGCGATGAGATCCTTTTGGATCGTGTGCTTCTCGTGGCCGATGGCGACCAAATTCATGTGGGGCGTCCCCTTGTGGAGGCCAAGGTGGTGCGTGCGCGCATTGTGGAGCAAGGTCGGGGCGGCAAGATCTTGATTTTTAAATACAAGCGGCGCAAAGATTCCCGGAAAAGGCAGGGGCACCGGCAGGCCTATACGGCAGTGAAGATTGAAGGCATTGAAGACCGTGCGCCGATGGCATCGCAGGACCCCGGTGAGGAACCAAAGGCGGCCGGGAATGGGGAGGCTTAA
- a CDS encoding aspartate aminotransferase family protein, protein MMMEHRSSEHVFYRNLRKTYPVVDRGEGIFIWDTDGRRYIDGSGGACVVSIGHGVPEILEAMKAQAQRICFAHSSHFTSEAAMECAELLTRMAPDPSLNRVYFLSGGSEAVETAVKVVRQYWREVGKPDKYKVISRWTSFHGNTTGALALGGHTGRRRHYLPLFLHTPHIEPAYCYRCPFGREPASCHLECADQLERTIKYEGPDAVAAFIAEPVVGATAGALVPKDGYWQRIREICDAYDVKLIADEVMTGVGRTGREFALDHWGVIPDVIVTAKGLSSGYTPLGAVVVKEEIHEAIRRGTGAFVHGHTYCQNPLSVAIGAAVLRYIQDHKLVERSAAMGEVLLKHLQTLRKHAIVGDVRGLGLFAGIELVQDRDTKHTFPPALKVNAQLAQEAFQRGLITYPGSGGADGIHGDHLLLAPPFVIDEEGIDQMTRILDEALAVVSSRLL, encoded by the coding sequence ATGATGATGGAACACAGAAGCTCAGAGCATGTCTTTTACCGAAACCTTCGCAAGACTTATCCTGTGGTCGATCGCGGGGAAGGAATTTTCATTTGGGACACGGACGGCCGTCGATACATCGACGGTTCCGGTGGCGCGTGCGTGGTCAGCATCGGCCATGGGGTGCCGGAAATTTTGGAGGCCATGAAGGCGCAAGCGCAACGCATTTGCTTCGCTCACAGCAGCCATTTCACCAGCGAAGCGGCCATGGAATGCGCCGAGCTTTTGACCCGTATGGCCCCGGATCCTTCCCTCAATCGCGTCTACTTTCTGTCCGGCGGATCGGAAGCCGTGGAAACGGCCGTTAAGGTCGTGAGGCAATACTGGAGGGAGGTGGGCAAGCCGGACAAATACAAGGTAATCAGTCGCTGGACCAGTTTTCACGGCAACACTACAGGCGCTTTGGCCCTCGGTGGGCATACCGGCCGGCGGCGCCATTACCTGCCCCTGTTCCTGCACACGCCTCACATAGAACCCGCCTACTGCTATCGGTGCCCTTTCGGACGAGAACCCGCCTCGTGCCATCTGGAATGTGCCGATCAATTGGAACGGACCATTAAGTACGAAGGTCCGGATGCCGTGGCAGCCTTCATCGCCGAGCCTGTGGTGGGCGCCACAGCGGGGGCTCTGGTTCCTAAGGACGGGTACTGGCAACGCATTCGCGAGATATGTGATGCCTACGATGTCAAGCTTATTGCCGATGAGGTCATGACGGGTGTCGGCCGCACGGGTCGGGAGTTTGCCTTAGATCATTGGGGGGTGATCCCGGACGTCATCGTCACGGCCAAGGGACTGAGTTCAGGCTACACGCCTTTGGGCGCCGTCGTGGTCAAAGAAGAAATCCACGAAGCCATTCGGCGCGGAACAGGAGCTTTCGTGCACGGGCATACCTACTGCCAGAACCCCTTGTCCGTGGCCATCGGTGCCGCAGTTCTGCGCTACATTCAGGACCACAAGCTCGTGGAACGATCGGCGGCCATGGGCGAAGTGCTTCTGAAGCACCTTCAAACACTTCGAAAACATGCCATCGTCGGCGATGTGCGCGGCCTCGGCCTGTTTGCCGGCATCGAACTGGTTCAGGACCGCGACACCAAGCACACTTTTCCTCCCGCCCTCAAAGTCAATGCTCAACTGGCCCAGGAAGCCTTTCAGCGAGGCCTGATCACCTATCCTGGATCCGGAGGAGCCGACGGAATTCATGGGGATCATCTGCTGCTGGCGCCGCCCTTTGTCATCGACGAGGAGGGCATTGATCAAATGACACGCATTCTCGATGAGGCCCTTGCCGTCGTTTCTTCCCGACTCCTCTGA
- a CDS encoding TAXI family TRAP transporter solute-binding subunit, whose product MKRTGMFLALVLLLGTALVAGGAVPCQAKTVFVTIGTGGITGVYYPTGGAICKMINSKRDTYGIRCTVEATGGSVFNINAVLAGDLEFGIAQSDRQYQAINGEAEWKDKGPQKDLRAVFSLHPESVTLVAAEDAGIKTLADLKGKRVNIGNPGSGQLQNSIDVLQAFGMDWEKDIKAEQAKAAEAPGLLQDGRIDAFFYTVGHPSGAIKEATAGHRKVRFVPIEGAPVDALIKKYPYYAKATIPIALYEGAGNKEDVPTVGVKATFVTSAKTPDDVVYAIVKEIFDNLESFKTLHPAYAVLTKSNMLEGLSAPFHPGAEKYFKETGLLK is encoded by the coding sequence ATGAAGCGTACCGGAATGTTTCTTGCCTTGGTCTTGTTGCTGGGAACGGCTTTGGTTGCCGGGGGGGCGGTACCTTGTCAAGCCAAAACAGTTTTTGTCACCATCGGTACAGGCGGCATCACCGGTGTGTATTACCCGACGGGGGGTGCTATTTGCAAAATGATCAACAGCAAAAGGGACACCTACGGCATTCGCTGTACCGTAGAAGCCACGGGAGGGTCCGTTTTTAACATCAATGCGGTCCTGGCGGGAGACCTGGAGTTCGGCATTGCTCAGTCGGACCGACAGTATCAGGCCATCAATGGCGAGGCGGAATGGAAGGATAAGGGGCCGCAAAAGGATCTCAGAGCCGTGTTCAGTCTGCACCCTGAATCGGTGACCTTAGTGGCCGCCGAAGACGCCGGCATCAAGACTCTTGCGGATCTCAAAGGCAAACGCGTTAACATCGGAAACCCCGGCTCGGGACAGCTGCAAAACTCCATCGACGTGCTGCAAGCATTCGGGATGGACTGGGAAAAGGATATTAAGGCAGAACAAGCCAAAGCAGCCGAAGCCCCTGGGCTGCTTCAGGACGGCCGCATCGACGCTTTCTTCTACACTGTGGGACACCCCAGCGGCGCCATTAAGGAAGCCACGGCGGGCCATCGCAAAGTGCGGTTCGTGCCCATTGAAGGCGCCCCCGTCGACGCCTTGATCAAAAAGTATCCCTACTACGCTAAGGCCACGATCCCCATCGCCTTGTACGAGGGAGCCGGCAATAAGGAAGACGTGCCCACAGTGGGAGTCAAAGCTACGTTTGTGACTTCCGCGAAAACCCCCGATGATGTGGTTTATGCCATTGTCAAGGAAATCTTTGATAACCTGGAAAGTTTCAAGACCTTGCATCCGGCCTACGCTGTTTTGACCAAATCCAATATGTTGGAAGGTTTGTCCGCTCCGTTTCATCCGGGCGCGGAAAAATACTTCAAGGAAACAGGCCTGCTGAAGTAA
- the rpmA gene encoding 50S ribosomal protein L27, whose protein sequence is MAHKKAGGSSRNGRDSAGQRRGVKKYGGQRVRAGNILVRQLGTKFHPGKNVGMGKDYTLFALIDGVVAFEYKDKRRQQVSVYPVAAQTP, encoded by the coding sequence ATGGCACATAAAAAAGCAGGCGGGAGTTCAAGAAACGGCCGAGACAGCGCCGGGCAGCGGCGAGGCGTCAAGAAGTATGGTGGACAGCGTGTGCGTGCCGGCAACATTTTGGTTCGGCAACTGGGCACCAAATTCCATCCCGGAAAAAATGTGGGTATGGGCAAGGATTACACCTTGTTTGCGTTGATTGATGGGGTGGTGGCCTTTGAGTACAAGGACAAGCGGCGACAACAAGTCAGTGTCTACCCCGTAGCGGCTCAGACCCCTTAG
- the obgE gene encoding GTPase ObgE: MKFVDEVRVEVHAGRGGNGCVSFRREKYVPRGGPDGGDGGKGGDVVFEATDRKQTLLDFRYKRSYRAQRGRHGQGKDKHGRSGEDLVLQVPVGTLVKDALTGEVLADLNRPGMRWTAARGGQGGRGNARFVSSTRQAPRIAEEGKEGESKDLVLELKLLADVGLVGFPNAGKSTLIAAVSAARPKIADYPFTTLVPNLGVVAYGDASPFVMADIPGLIEGAHQGAGLGIRFLRHIERTRVLVHVVDAAAVPRHDPLEPYHIIEKELLQYSKKLAHKPRLVALNKMDLVSDSRDREWLLQIYESLGHPAVAISALTRQGLDDLLKAIVEVLELTRRRAEKEDDSEPLAPLEKTPPWLVP, translated from the coding sequence ATGAAGTTCGTGGACGAAGTCCGGGTAGAAGTGCACGCCGGACGCGGCGGAAATGGGTGCGTGAGTTTTCGCCGGGAAAAGTATGTGCCCCGAGGCGGACCGGATGGCGGCGACGGGGGCAAGGGCGGGGACGTCGTCTTTGAGGCCACGGATCGCAAACAAACCCTGCTGGATTTTCGCTACAAGCGGTCCTATCGAGCTCAAAGAGGGCGACACGGACAAGGCAAAGACAAACACGGCCGAAGTGGAGAGGATCTCGTCTTGCAGGTTCCGGTGGGCACCTTGGTCAAGGATGCCCTCACAGGAGAGGTTTTGGCGGACTTGAATCGCCCGGGAATGCGATGGACGGCGGCTCGAGGTGGCCAAGGCGGGCGAGGCAACGCTCGGTTCGTGTCCTCCACACGGCAGGCGCCTCGCATCGCCGAAGAAGGCAAAGAAGGGGAGTCCAAGGATCTTGTTTTGGAATTGAAACTGCTCGCCGACGTGGGCCTTGTGGGATTTCCCAATGCCGGTAAATCCACGTTGATTGCCGCCGTTTCAGCTGCTCGCCCGAAAATCGCCGATTATCCTTTCACCACACTGGTGCCCAATCTGGGCGTGGTGGCCTATGGGGATGCTTCCCCGTTTGTCATGGCCGACATTCCGGGCCTTATCGAAGGAGCGCACCAAGGAGCGGGTTTGGGTATTCGGTTCTTGAGGCACATTGAAAGAACCCGCGTACTGGTTCACGTGGTGGACGCCGCGGCTGTGCCCAGGCATGATCCCCTGGAGCCGTACCACATCATTGAAAAAGAGCTTTTGCAGTACTCTAAAAAACTCGCGCACAAACCGCGCCTGGTGGCCCTGAACAAAATGGATCTGGTCAGCGATTCCAGGGATCGTGAGTGGCTCCTTCAAATCTATGAAAGCCTGGGACACCCAGCCGTGGCGATTTCTGCGCTCACGCGACAAGGGCTCGATGATCTTCTGAAGGCCATCGTTGAGGTCCTGGAGCTGACGCGACGCCGTGCGGAAAAGGAGGACGATTCCGAACCCCTAGCCCCCTTGGAGAAGACCCCTCCCTGGCTTGTCCCCTGA
- a CDS encoding amino acid ABC transporter permease, with protein sequence MLAGSCRAYAAPPLRWLADIYVAVFRGFPLLVQRCIWYFGMPRVGFYLTPYQGAVLGFTLCSGAYHSEYIRGALLSIKRGQILAAQAIGMSRLQTIVQIILPQAVWRALPGCGNEWFYLIKYSSLAYMITCIELTGEGKIIASSTFKYTEVFAALGVVYLLLVTLATGLLKALEKRLSLPRFEFHRI encoded by the coding sequence GTGCTGGCCGGTTCGTGCCGTGCGTACGCGGCGCCTCCCCTGCGCTGGTTGGCGGATATATACGTGGCCGTGTTCAGAGGATTTCCTTTGCTGGTTCAGCGCTGCATTTGGTATTTCGGCATGCCTCGCGTGGGATTCTACCTAACACCCTACCAAGGGGCGGTTCTGGGCTTTACGCTCTGCAGTGGGGCCTATCATTCCGAGTACATTCGAGGTGCCTTGTTATCCATCAAACGGGGGCAAATTCTCGCCGCGCAAGCCATCGGCATGAGCCGCCTGCAAACCATCGTGCAGATCATCTTGCCTCAGGCCGTGTGGCGCGCTCTGCCCGGCTGCGGCAATGAATGGTTTTACCTGATCAAGTACTCGTCTTTGGCCTACATGATCACTTGCATCGAACTGACGGGCGAAGGAAAAATCATCGCTTCGTCCACCTTTAAGTACACCGAAGTCTTTGCCGCCCTGGGCGTTGTGTACCTCTTGCTCGTCACTCTGGCCACCGGCCTTTTGAAAGCCTTAGAGAAACGCCTTAGCCTTCCCAGATTTGAATTCCACAGAATCTAA